A genomic window from Macaca mulatta isolate MMU2019108-1 chromosome 19, T2T-MMU8v2.0, whole genome shotgun sequence includes:
- the KASH5 gene encoding protein KASH5 isoform X7, with protein MGGRNSETLTLLPPPEASCCSPLALTLVYLWEQPEETRLGMPVSLEEQILNSTFEACDPQRTGTVAVTQVLAYLEAVTGQGPQDARLQTLANSLDPNGEGPNATVDLDTFLVVMRDWIAACQLHGGLELEEETAFEGALTSQQLPSGCPEAEEPANLESFSDEDPRPELQATADLLSSLEDLELSNQRLAGENAKLQRSVETAEEGSARLGEEILALRKQLRSTQQALQFAKAVDEELEDLKTLARSLEEQNRSLLAQARQAEKEQQHLVAEMETLQEENGKLLAERDGVKKRSQELAMEKDTLKRQLFECEHLICQRDTILSERTRHVESLAQTLQEYRVTTQELRLEISRLEEQLSQTYEGPDELPEGAQLRRVGWTRLLPPSLGLEIEAIRQKQEVAIAGLSNPLCGVWQWEEVIHDTSEDAEFPSEAPAGGQRNFQGQPAHHGEGRKEPSMW; from the exons ATGGGGGGAAGAAACTCAGAGACCCTTACGTTGTTGCCCCCTCCTGAAGCTTCCTGCTGTTCCCCGCTGGCCCTAACTCTAG TGTACCTCTGGGAGCAGCCTGAGGAGACAAGGCTGGGGATGCCGGTCAGCTTGGAGGAGCAAATACTCAACTCCACATTCGAAGCTTGTGACCCTCAGAGGACAG gcactgtggctGTGACCCAGGTGCTGGCCTACCTGGAGGCGGTGACAGGCCAGGGCCCCCAGGATGCACGCCTCCAAACATTGGCCAACAGCCTGGACCCCAATGGGGAGGGCCCTAACGCCACTGTGGACTTGGACACTTTCCTGGTTGTCATGCGTGATTGGATTGCTGCCTGTCAACTACACGG GGGATTAGAGCTGGAAGAGGAGACCGCCTTCGAGGGAGCCCTGACCTCCCAGCAACTGCCATCTG GATGCCCAGAAGCTGAGGAGCCAGCCAACTTGGAGAGCTTCAGCGACGAAGACCCCAGACCTGAGCT GCAAGCCACAGCTGACCTGCTGAGCAGCCTGGAGGACCTGGAGCTCAGCAACCAACGTCTGGCTGGGGAGAATGCCAAACTCCAGCGGAGCGTGGAGACAGCTGAGGAGGGGTCGGCACGCCTTGGGGAGGAGATCTTGGCTCTGCGCAAGCAGCTTCGCAG TACCCAGCAGGCTCTGCAGTTTGCCAAGGCCGTGGATGAGGAGCTGGAGGACCTAAAGACTCTGGCCAGGAGCCTGGAGGAACAGAATCGCAGCCTTCTGGCCCAAGCCCGGCAGGCG GAAAAGGAGCAGCAGCATCTGGTGGCTGAGATGGAGACTCTGCAGGAGGAG AATGGGAAACTGCTGGCGGAGCGGGATGGAGTGAAGAAGAGAAGTCAGGAACTGGCCATGGAGAAGGACACTTTGAAG CGGCAGCTCTTTGAGTGTGAACACCTCATTTGCCAACGAGACACCATCCTCTCTGAG CGCACTCGCCATGTGGAGAGCCTGGCCCAGACCTTGCAAGAATACAGAGTGACGACGCAG GAACTGAGGCTGGAGATTTCACGCCTGGAGGAGCAGCTGAGTCAGACCTATGAGGGGCCCGATGA GCTACCTGAAGGGGCCCAGCTGAGAAGAGTGGGCTGGACCCGGCTGCTGCCCCCATCGCTGGGCTTGGAGATCGAGGCCATTCGACAG AAACAGGAAGTGGCAATTGCTGGTCTCTCCAACCCTCTGTGTGGGGTGTGGCAGTGGGAGGAAGTCATCCATGATACCAGTGAGGATGCTGAGTTTCCGTCTGAAGCCCCAGCTGGGGGACAG AGAAACTTCCAGGGACAGCCAGCGCACcatggagaaggaagaaaggagccATCCATGTGGTAA